In the Enterococcus saigonensis genome, one interval contains:
- a CDS encoding DegV family protein yields MKLAVVTDSSAFLPETIQNHPDLYIIPVPVIIDGQIYNEGIDIQADEYYTMLNSSKEFPTTSQPALGEVIELYENLVAKGYDTILSIHLSGGISGFVATLNTIKDEIKGAKVIPYDSKITSMPMGHMVESALQLKDAGKTLTEIISHLDIIRDNTYAYLIVDDLNNLVRGGRLTNGAALIGGLLKIKPILTFNDGKIELFEKIRSSKKAFNRAEEVIGQRDQEINRPVKLYVIHANNLTVAKEEKQKLAEKYPNADIEIGYFGPVIGTHLGEKAIGIAISAV; encoded by the coding sequence ATGAAATTAGCAGTAGTAACAGATAGTTCTGCATTTCTACCTGAAACCATCCAAAATCATCCCGATTTATATATTATTCCGGTACCTGTTATTATTGACGGCCAGATCTACAACGAAGGGATTGATATTCAAGCCGATGAGTATTATACCATGTTAAATAGCAGTAAAGAGTTCCCTACAACTTCACAACCTGCACTGGGAGAAGTAATTGAACTTTATGAAAATTTAGTCGCAAAAGGGTACGATACTATTTTAAGCATTCATTTATCTGGAGGTATTTCCGGATTCGTCGCAACTTTGAATACCATTAAAGATGAAATTAAAGGTGCTAAAGTCATTCCTTATGACTCCAAAATTACCAGTATGCCAATGGGACATATGGTAGAAAGTGCTCTGCAACTAAAAGATGCTGGAAAAACATTGACTGAAATTATTAGCCATTTAGACATCATTCGCGATAATACTTATGCCTATCTAATTGTCGACGACTTGAATAATCTAGTACGTGGTGGACGTTTAACAAATGGGGCTGCCTTAATTGGAGGCTTATTAAAAATAAAACCAATTTTAACGTTTAATGACGGTAAAATCGAGTTGTTTGAAAAAATACGTTCTAGTAAAAAAGCTTTTAATCGGGCTGAAGAAGTAATTGGGCAGCGTGATCAAGAGATTAATCGTCCCGTTAAGTTATACGTTATTCATGCAAATAACTTGACTGTTGCTAAAGAAGAAAAACAAAAATTGGCAGAAAAATACCCAAATGCAGACATTGAAATTGGTTATTTTGGGCCAGTTATCGGAACGCATTTAGGCGAGAAGGCAATTGGGATTGCAATCTCAGCTGTATAA
- a CDS encoding LCP family protein gives MSRMDRYKKIHEETSKKESLFARKQIINNDETGKSAHHKIDDYQEDRAATESPYKKRNKKSLPRFDITKRNNSQTNHNGRNNKEYGNSAEPKNTKTIHQVKSQKTKKPKKKHPVIRFIIGLLLFLLIYSGVAFAMGKMAASSDREISKQEAETFNGFTAADGANNILLLGSDSRKGETARADTIMVLQLDGPSKKPKLISFMRDTLVDIPGVGQNKINASYAYGGADLVRQTLSQNFGLECKYYAVVDFKSFEKVIDTLFPGGVAINAEKDMSTNLEVPIKKGQQDMDGLHLLQYARFRMDEEGDFGRVRRQQQVMNAIFSQMKSPLAIAKLPYAAGKVLGYTGTDLKTSFLVKNSFRILKGAGGIDRLTVPAKDTWEYGTTAEAGSVLVIDKAANKTAINNFLAK, from the coding sequence ACGAAGAAACTAGTAAAAAGGAGAGCTTATTTGCGCGTAAGCAAATTATAAACAATGATGAAACCGGAAAGTCTGCTCATCATAAAATAGATGACTATCAAGAAGATAGAGCCGCGACTGAATCCCCTTATAAAAAAAGAAATAAAAAATCACTGCCGCGCTTTGATATTACAAAACGAAATAATAGTCAGACTAATCATAATGGTCGTAATAACAAAGAATACGGTAATTCCGCTGAACCTAAAAATACAAAAACAATACACCAAGTAAAATCACAAAAAACAAAAAAACCAAAGAAAAAACATCCAGTTATTCGTTTTATCATTGGTCTCTTACTTTTTCTACTTATTTATAGTGGCGTTGCCTTTGCGATGGGAAAAATGGCAGCTTCTTCTGATAGAGAGATTTCAAAACAAGAAGCTGAAACCTTTAACGGCTTCACCGCAGCTGATGGCGCTAACAATATTTTGCTCCTTGGAAGTGACAGCCGCAAAGGAGAGACTGCGCGAGCAGATACGATTATGGTATTACAGTTAGATGGACCAAGTAAAAAGCCGAAGTTGATTTCATTTATGCGAGATACATTAGTTGATATACCAGGAGTTGGACAAAATAAGATTAATGCCTCTTATGCTTATGGCGGAGCTGATTTGGTTCGACAAACTTTATCACAAAATTTTGGATTAGAGTGTAAATATTACGCTGTAGTTGATTTTAAATCATTTGAAAAGGTCATTGATACACTATTTCCAGGAGGCGTAGCTATTAATGCCGAAAAAGATATGAGCACAAATTTAGAGGTACCAATCAAAAAAGGACAACAAGATATGGATGGTTTGCACCTCTTACAATATGCGCGTTTTCGGATGGATGAAGAAGGTGATTTCGGTCGGGTAAGACGTCAGCAACAAGTGATGAATGCCATTTTTAGTCAAATGAAAAGTCCATTAGCGATTGCTAAACTGCCTTATGCTGCTGGTAAAGTCTTAGGCTATACAGGAACAGATCTTAAAACCAGTTTTCTTGTTAAAAACAGTTTTAGAATTTTAAAAGGAGCAGGTGGAATCGACCGCTTAACTGTACCGGCTAAGGATACATGGGAATATGGTACTACCGCTGAAGCTGGTAGTGTTTTAGTTATAGATAAAGCAGCTAATAAAACAGCAATAAATAATTTTTTAGCAAAATAG
- a CDS encoding DUF6530 family protein, whose amino-acid sequence MEIPTNLKHKPVLVVENYDNADGKQAFESDAKGLSLGLAQWNDRGKVDISGKVWRHTGEKWSRQSEELPINRILDLAILVAQASIYFQDAYRYPKFYDPENPIVDIIGVQGNRMTVEVDTNNPMIDEDIKLFHDTWQKDGEILGERFRILKRLLEEAGY is encoded by the coding sequence ATGGAAATTCCAACAAATTTAAAACACAAACCTGTTTTAGTGGTAGAAAATTACGATAACGCCGATGGTAAACAAGCTTTTGAATCGGATGCAAAGGGACTTTCATTAGGCCTAGCTCAATGGAATGATCGCGGAAAAGTGGATATTTCTGGTAAAGTTTGGCGACACACTGGCGAGAAGTGGTCACGTCAATCTGAAGAACTGCCAATTAATCGTATTTTAGATTTGGCAATTTTAGTGGCACAAGCAAGTATCTATTTTCAGGATGCCTATCGCTATCCAAAATTCTATGATCCAGAAAACCCAATTGTCGATATCATTGGTGTCCAAGGAAACCGCATGACTGTTGAGGTAGATACCAATAATCCCATGATTGATGAAGATATCAAGCTTTTTCATGATACATGGCAAAAAGACGGTGAAATTTTAGGAGAACGATTTCGGATTTTAAAACGTTTATTAGAGGAAGCTGGATATTAA